A window of Desulfuromonas sp. genomic DNA:
CCGCCGGTGCGGCCGGCCCGGTTGACGATACTCTCGGTCAGCTCGATGTAGCAATGACTGTTGTCGGCTTTTTCATCACGGACGATTTCAACCAGCCCGGCCCAGCAGCGACGAATGCCGACAACCCGGTACCCTTCACGCAGTGCCCGAATTGTGACTGC
This region includes:
- a CDS encoding phosphofructokinase; this translates as MGRKKTIGILTGGGDVPGLNPAIRAVTIRALREGYRVVGIRRCWAGLVEIVRDEKADNSHCYIELTESIVNRAGRTGG